A genomic region of Magnolia sinica isolate HGM2019 chromosome 6, MsV1, whole genome shotgun sequence contains the following coding sequences:
- the LOC131249178 gene encoding uncharacterized protein LOC131249178 isoform X2, translated as MTEIITGLQGEIPANSRKGVPYVAGKKNVAACAKHYVGDGGTNKGINENNTIIDRNGLFRIHMPPYYNSIIKGVSTVMVSYSSWNGQKMHANHDLVTDYLKNKLRFRGFVISDWEGIDRITSPPGSNYSYSINAGVHAGIDMVMVPLNYTDFIDDLTLQVKSKVIPMSRIDDAVRRILRVKFMMGLFENPLADLSLADQLGSQEHRELAREAVRKSLVLLKNGKSADKPLLPLPKKAPKILVAGTNADNLGYQCGGWTIEWQGLSGNDLTIGTTILNAIKSTVDPATQVVFNENPDADFVKSNGFSYAIVVTGEHPYAETYGDSLNLTIPDPGPSTIKNVCGAIKCVVVVISGRPVVIEPYISTIDALVAAWLPGTEGKGVTDVLFGDYGFSGKLARTWFKSVDQLPMNVGDPHYDPLFPFGFGLTTKPGMVRSTSAGVVSRGANVFSLISVSIISLLPFSLFI; from the exons ATGACAGAGATCATCACCGGATTACAGGGAGAGATCCCTGCTAATTCTCGAAAGGGTGTTCCTTATGTCGCTGGAAA GAAGAATGTCGCGGCTTGTGCCAAGCATTATGTTGGTGATGGTGGCACTAACAAGGGCATCAACGAGAACAACACCATCATCGACCGCAATGGATTGTTCCGTATACACATGCCTCCATACTACAACTCGATCATCAAGGGCGTCTCGACCGTCATGGTCTCATATTCGAGTTGGAATGGGCAGAAGATGCACGCCAACCACGATCTTGTCACCGACTACCTCAAGAACAAGCTCCGCTTTAGG GGTTTTGTCATCTCAGATTGGGAGGGGATTGACAGGATCACATCTCCACCTGGTTCGAATTACTCATATTCTATCAATGCTGGAGTTCATGCTGGCATTGACATG GTCATGGTTCCATTGAACTACACCGACTTCATTGACGATCTGACCCTCCAAGTTAAGAGCAAGGTCATCCCCATGAGCCGGATCGACGATGCAGTGAGAAGGATTTTGCGAGTCAAGTTCATGATGGGCCTGTTCGAGAATCCACTGGCAGATCTTAGCTTAGCAGACCAGCTTGGAAGCCAG GAGCATAGGGAGTTGGCAAGGGAAGCTGTGAGGAAATCCCTCGTGCTTTTGAAGAATGGGAAATCTGCCGATAAGCCATTGCTGCCCCTTCCAAAGAAGGCACCAAAGATCCTTGTTGCCGGGACCAATGCCGACAACTTGGGCTACCAGTGTGGGGGGTGGACAATTGAGTGGCAGGGATTGAGCGGGAATGACCTTACCATTG GAACTACAATCCTCAACGCTATCAAATCCACTGTCGATCCAGCAACCCAAGTTGTCTTCAATGAGAATCCCGATGCAGACTTTGTAAAGTCCAACGGCTTCTCCTATGCCATCGTTGTCACCGGGGAGCATCCTTACGCAGAAACCTACGGCGACAGCCTCAACCTCACTATCCCTGACCCGGGCCCAAGCACAATCAAGAATGTCTGCGGTGCCATCAAGTGCGTAGTTGTTGTGATATCTGGACGGCCTGTCGTGATTGAGCCATACATCTCCACCATTGATGCTCTTGTAGCTGCCTGGCTGCCAGGCACTGAAGGCAAGGGTGTCACTGATGTTCTTTTTGGTGACTATGGTTTCTCAGGCAAGCTCGCTCGGACGTGGTTCAAGTCCGTTGATCAGCTGCCGATGAATGTAGGCGACCCACACTATGACCCGCTCTTCCCATTTGGGTTCGGACTCACCACAAAGCCAGGGATGGTGAG GTCAACATCAGCGGGTGTTGTGAGCAGAGGAGCGAACGTTTTTAGCTTGATTTCTGTTTCTATTATCTCCCTTCTCCCATTCTCTCTATTTATTTAA
- the LOC131249178 gene encoding uncharacterized protein LOC131249178 isoform X1, with amino-acid sequence MTEIITGLQGEIPANSRKGVPYVAGKKNVAACAKHYVGDGGTNKGINENNTIIDRNGLFRIHMPPYYNSIIKGVSTVMVSYSSWNGQKMHANHDLVTDYLKNKLRFRGFVISDWEGIDRITSPPGSNYSYSINAGVHAGIDMVMVPLNYTDFIDDLTLQVKSKVIPMSRIDDAVRRILRVKFMMGLFENPLADLSLADQLGSQEHRELAREAVRKSLVLLKNGKSADKPLLPLPKKAPKILVAGTNADNLGYQCGGWTIEWQGLSGNDLTIGTTILNAIKSTVDPATQVVFNENPDADFVKSNGFSYAIVVTGEHPYAETYGDSLNLTIPDPGPSTIKNVCGAIKCVVVVISGRPVVIEPYISTIDALVAAWLPGTEGKGVTDVLFGDYGFSGKLARTWFKSVDQLPMNVGDPHYDPLFPFGFGLTTKPGMVSRFRSQNG; translated from the exons ATGACAGAGATCATCACCGGATTACAGGGAGAGATCCCTGCTAATTCTCGAAAGGGTGTTCCTTATGTCGCTGGAAA GAAGAATGTCGCGGCTTGTGCCAAGCATTATGTTGGTGATGGTGGCACTAACAAGGGCATCAACGAGAACAACACCATCATCGACCGCAATGGATTGTTCCGTATACACATGCCTCCATACTACAACTCGATCATCAAGGGCGTCTCGACCGTCATGGTCTCATATTCGAGTTGGAATGGGCAGAAGATGCACGCCAACCACGATCTTGTCACCGACTACCTCAAGAACAAGCTCCGCTTTAGG GGTTTTGTCATCTCAGATTGGGAGGGGATTGACAGGATCACATCTCCACCTGGTTCGAATTACTCATATTCTATCAATGCTGGAGTTCATGCTGGCATTGACATG GTCATGGTTCCATTGAACTACACCGACTTCATTGACGATCTGACCCTCCAAGTTAAGAGCAAGGTCATCCCCATGAGCCGGATCGACGATGCAGTGAGAAGGATTTTGCGAGTCAAGTTCATGATGGGCCTGTTCGAGAATCCACTGGCAGATCTTAGCTTAGCAGACCAGCTTGGAAGCCAG GAGCATAGGGAGTTGGCAAGGGAAGCTGTGAGGAAATCCCTCGTGCTTTTGAAGAATGGGAAATCTGCCGATAAGCCATTGCTGCCCCTTCCAAAGAAGGCACCAAAGATCCTTGTTGCCGGGACCAATGCCGACAACTTGGGCTACCAGTGTGGGGGGTGGACAATTGAGTGGCAGGGATTGAGCGGGAATGACCTTACCATTG GAACTACAATCCTCAACGCTATCAAATCCACTGTCGATCCAGCAACCCAAGTTGTCTTCAATGAGAATCCCGATGCAGACTTTGTAAAGTCCAACGGCTTCTCCTATGCCATCGTTGTCACCGGGGAGCATCCTTACGCAGAAACCTACGGCGACAGCCTCAACCTCACTATCCCTGACCCGGGCCCAAGCACAATCAAGAATGTCTGCGGTGCCATCAAGTGCGTAGTTGTTGTGATATCTGGACGGCCTGTCGTGATTGAGCCATACATCTCCACCATTGATGCTCTTGTAGCTGCCTGGCTGCCAGGCACTGAAGGCAAGGGTGTCACTGATGTTCTTTTTGGTGACTATGGTTTCTCAGGCAAGCTCGCTCGGACGTGGTTCAAGTCCGTTGATCAGCTGCCGATGAATGTAGGCGACCCACACTATGACCCGCTCTTCCCATTTGGGTTCGGACTCACCACAAAGCCAGGGATGGTGAG CCGTTTCAGGAGTCAAAATGGTTGA
- the LOC131249178 gene encoding uncharacterized protein LOC131249178 isoform X3 produces MARKATRSALPTAGLETNLGRSKAGLNMANIRIGLVLLFICCWAAIGEASTVKYKDPKKPLSVRIEDLLSRMTLAEKVGQMTQIDRTVATPEIMNKYFIGSLLSGGGSVPAPKASAEAWVNMVNDYQKGCLSTRLGIPMIYGIDAVHGHNNVYKATIFPHNVGLGATRDPELVKRIGAATALEVRATGIPYVFAPCIAVCRDPRWGRCYESYSEDPKVVQSMTEIITGLQGEIPANSRKGVPYVAGKKNVAACAKHYVGDGGTNKGINENNTIIDRNGLFRIHMPPYYNSIIKGVSTVMVSYSSWNGQKMHANHDLVTDYLKNKLRFRGFVISDWEGIDRITSPPGSNYSYSINAGVHAGIDMVMVPLNYTDFIDDLTLQVKSKVIPMSRIDDAVRRILRVKFMMGLFENPLADLSLADQLGSQEHRELAREAVRKSLVLLKNGKSADKPLLPLPKKAPKILVAGTNADNLGYQCGGWTIEWQGLSGNDLTIGTTILNAIKSTVDPATQVVFNENPDADFVKSNGFSYAIVVTGEHPYAETYGDSLNLTIPDPGPSTIKNVCGAIKCVVVVISGRPVVIEPYISTIDALVAAWLPGTEGKGVTDVLFGDYGFSGKLARTWFKSVDQLPMNVGDPHYDPLFPFGFGLTTKPGMVR; encoded by the exons ATGGCTAGAAAAGCTACTCGTTCAGCTCTTCCGACAGCTG GACTGGAGACAAATTTGGGCAGGTCAAAAGCAGGACTGAATATGGCAAACATTAGAATTGGTTTGGTTCTTTTGTTTATATGTTGCTGGGCAGCAATCGGAGAAGCCAGTACTGTGAAGTACAAAGATCCTAAGAAGCCATTGAGTGTTAGAATTGAAGATTTGTTGAGCCGGATGACTCTAGCTGAAAAGGTTGGCCAGATGACACAAATAGACCGAACTGTTGCAACTCCTGAAATTATGAATAAGTACTTCATAG GAAGTTTATTGAGTGGGGGAGGGAGTGTTCCTGCTCCAAAGGCTTCTGCTGAGGCTTGGGTAAATATGGTGAATGACTACCAGAAGGGTTGCCTCTCTACCCGTTTGGGTATTCCAATGATTTATGGAATTGATGCTGTTCATGGTCACAACAATGTCTACAAAGCAACGATATTTCCTCACAATGTTGGGCTTGGTGCTACGAG GGATCCCGAACTCGTGAAGAGGATTGGTGCTGCAACTGCCCTTGAAGTTAGAGCAACGGGCATTCCTTATGTTTTTGCCCCATGTATTGCG GTCTGTAGAGATCCGAGATGGGGTCGGTGCTACGAAAGCTACAGTGAAGATCCCAAGGTGGTCCAATCAATGACAGAGATCATCACCGGATTACAGGGAGAGATCCCTGCTAATTCTCGAAAGGGTGTTCCTTATGTCGCTGGAAA GAAGAATGTCGCGGCTTGTGCCAAGCATTATGTTGGTGATGGTGGCACTAACAAGGGCATCAACGAGAACAACACCATCATCGACCGCAATGGATTGTTCCGTATACACATGCCTCCATACTACAACTCGATCATCAAGGGCGTCTCGACCGTCATGGTCTCATATTCGAGTTGGAATGGGCAGAAGATGCACGCCAACCACGATCTTGTCACCGACTACCTCAAGAACAAGCTCCGCTTTAGG GGTTTTGTCATCTCAGATTGGGAGGGGATTGACAGGATCACATCTCCACCTGGTTCGAATTACTCATATTCTATCAATGCTGGAGTTCATGCTGGCATTGACATG GTCATGGTTCCATTGAACTACACCGACTTCATTGACGATCTGACCCTCCAAGTTAAGAGCAAGGTCATCCCCATGAGCCGGATCGACGATGCAGTGAGAAGGATTTTGCGAGTCAAGTTCATGATGGGCCTGTTCGAGAATCCACTGGCAGATCTTAGCTTAGCAGACCAGCTTGGAAGCCAG GAGCATAGGGAGTTGGCAAGGGAAGCTGTGAGGAAATCCCTCGTGCTTTTGAAGAATGGGAAATCTGCCGATAAGCCATTGCTGCCCCTTCCAAAGAAGGCACCAAAGATCCTTGTTGCCGGGACCAATGCCGACAACTTGGGCTACCAGTGTGGGGGGTGGACAATTGAGTGGCAGGGATTGAGCGGGAATGACCTTACCATTG GAACTACAATCCTCAACGCTATCAAATCCACTGTCGATCCAGCAACCCAAGTTGTCTTCAATGAGAATCCCGATGCAGACTTTGTAAAGTCCAACGGCTTCTCCTATGCCATCGTTGTCACCGGGGAGCATCCTTACGCAGAAACCTACGGCGACAGCCTCAACCTCACTATCCCTGACCCGGGCCCAAGCACAATCAAGAATGTCTGCGGTGCCATCAAGTGCGTAGTTGTTGTGATATCTGGACGGCCTGTCGTGATTGAGCCATACATCTCCACCATTGATGCTCTTGTAGCTGCCTGGCTGCCAGGCACTGAAGGCAAGGGTGTCACTGATGTTCTTTTTGGTGACTATGGTTTCTCAGGCAAGCTCGCTCGGACGTGGTTCAAGTCCGTTGATCAGCTGCCGATGAATGTAGGCGACCCACACTATGACCCGCTCTTCCCATTTGGGTTCGGACTCACCACAAAGCCAGGGATGGTGAGGTAG